A single genomic interval of Lathyrus oleraceus cultivar Zhongwan6 chromosome 7, CAAS_Psat_ZW6_1.0, whole genome shotgun sequence harbors:
- the LOC127100855 gene encoding general transcription and DNA repair factor IIH subunit TFB5-like codes for MVNATKGVFISCDIPMAQYIINMNASMPACDKFIIHVLDSTHMFVQPHVELMIRSQIAKFREDNTYVKPS; via the exons ATGGTCAATGCAACAAAAGGCGTCTTCATTTCCTG TGACATACCTATGGCTCAATATATCATAAATATGAATGCTTCAATGCCTGCATGTGACAAGTTCATAATACATGTCTTGGATAGTACTCACATGTTTGTTCAACCCCATGTCGAGCTAATGATTCGGAGTCAAATCGCAAAGTTTAGAGAAGACAATACATATGTCAAGCCTTCTTGA
- the LOC127100851 gene encoding serine/threonine-protein phosphatase 7 long form homolog has protein sequence MCKAVHKGVKSIGGCVVLLTVRAFTRIPLLAPVSNEVPSHPYALRRCKRGMNYGNNPRHHLRGYRVAIEHMEENDFIWRSYVQYPVSDYNDSRVWSATTYMVCFFTVEMHQTDRVKLQFGFEQQIPSQPRCLSEHHNMTMVQAWDTHWQDLNKEELKEWKRRRHLVLQGNSVIGESKPDREYMNWFLSIPFIHVAPTQFLNDPHQRVASSIQQTTSPPQQHNQPSSSAQQTYQHTQTTQQHTIYSTLTQHHNPHTPFPQTNYYYNQQYQQQTNLRPPIQYTPIPQPNFEYSNPHSQPQTSNTTFAQPTPTYNPDDVYYPPIQHTQPSTYT, from the exons ATGTGCAAGGCAGTCCATAAAGGAGTCAAGAGCATAGGAGGATGTGTTGTATTACTAACTGTACGGGCATTCACACGCATACCCTTGTTAGCCCCGGTTAGTAACGAGGTTCCATCACATCCTTATGCATTAAG ACGGTGCAAACGAGGTATGAATTACGGAAATAATCCTCGTCATCATCTACGAGGGTACCGTGTTGCAATAGAACACATGGAAGAAAACGAT TTTATTTGGAGGTCGTACGTACAATATCCAGTGTCTGATTACAATGACAGCCGAGTTTGGAGTGCAACAACATATATGGTATGTTTCTTTACCGTTGAGATGCATCAGACGGATCGAGTCAAACTCCAATTTGGATTTGAACAACAAATACCATCTCAGCCAAGATGTCTAAGTGAACACCATAACATGACTATGGTCCAAGCTTGGGACACACATTGGCAAGATTTAAACAAAGAAGAGCTAAAAGAATGGAAAAGAAGAAGGCATTTGGTGTTACAAGGAAACTCGGTAATTGGTGAGTCTAAGCCGGATAGAGAATACATGAATTGGTTTTTATCAATTCCTTTTATACACGTTGCTCCAACACAGTTTTTGAATGATCCACATCAACGTGTAGCTTCTTCAATCCAACAAACAACATCACCCCCACAACAACATAACCAACCATCATCCTCAGCTCAACAAACTTACCAACACACCCAGACCACACAACAACACACAATTTATTCCACCTTAACCCAACACCATAATCCCCACACTCCATTCCCTCAAACAAACTACTATTAcaaccaacaatatcaacaacaaaccaaCCTACGCCCACCCATACAATACACTCCAATTCCTCAACCCAACTTTGAATACTCAAACCCTCATTCTCAACCCCAAACATCTAACACCACATTCGCACAGCCCACTCCTACATACAACCCTGATGATGTCTATTATCCTCCTATCCAACACACCCAACCCAGCACCTACACATAA